Within Bacillota bacterium, the genomic segment AGGCTCAAGAGGTACTTGGGGCCAGCCTCTCATCAGGGCCAGCCTGTGGTCCGCTGGTTTCCAGTATCTGTACCACTTTCTGCACAAGGTCAGGGTCGAACTGGGTCCCTGCACAGCGCTTAAGTTCGCACACGGCCTGCTCGTGGGTTAGCGCTTTCCGGTAAGGACGGTCGCTGGTCATTGCATCGTAGGCGTCCACAATGGCAAGAATGCGGCATTCGAGCGGGATCTCTTCACCTTTCAGCCCGAGCGGATAGCCCTGACCATTCCACCATTCGTGGTGCTTCAAGATCCAGTCCGAAATCGAGGCCAGGTCAGGCACGGACTGCGCGATGCGGAGGCCGATCTCACAGTGGAGCCTCATCTCTTCGATTTCCTCAGGCGTTAGCGCACCTGGCTTCATCAGAATGCGGTCGGGTATGCCGACTTTGCCTATGTCATGGAACCTCGCGAGAAGACGCAGATCGGTTATGTTACGTTCAGGCAGGCCGATGGCTGCGGCCACGCGCGCGACCAGGCTTTCCAGTCGGTCCAGATGGCCTTCGGTAATGAAGTCCCTTGCCTCCATCGCCTTCATGAGCGTTTGAACGATAACGCTGCGAGTACTCCGGCTGCGGTGCAGCTTCTCCCGGTACATGTTGTCGTCCGCTTCTTTGAAGAGGTCACTCATGCTCTTGGAAGTATCGCTTCTGGCAGCGAACCCGATCGAAGTGCTCAGGGGCCGCTCCGGGTTTGCCGCGTTGTATCTGTCAACCGCATCCCGAAGCTCTGAGCACACGCGCTCCGTGGTGGTTTCGTCGCTGCCTGGGAGCAAGACGGCGAATTCATCCCCTCCGATCCGGGCCACGGTAGCTGTTCCGGGGGATGTCTCCTTCAACACACGGGCGGCGGCGAGGAGTAGCTCGTCACCCGCATCATGTCCGAGGGTATCGTTTACGAGCTTGAGCCCGTCTATGTCACAGAGAACTATGCCAACCGGCGTACAACCCTCGGCCTCGAGACGGTGCATCTCCTGCTCGAAGTAGGTGCGGTTGTGGAGCCCGGTGAGGGAGTCGGTGACGCTGAGACGGCGGTGACGTTCTTCGCTTGCCCGCAGTTCGCCCTGGTATCGCTCAAGCGCCTCGAGCATTCGGTTAATCTCCCCAGCCAGGTCCGAGAGTTCATCGCGCCCTGCTGCTGGTACCCTCGTGGAAAGGTCGCCGCTAGCACCGATGGCGCTTACGT encodes:
- a CDS encoding diguanylate cyclase; this translates as MILYGTSRVILLNGFARLEEHDVRRNVARALSALHDRLASLDAVAEDWASWDDTYDFIRDKNTKYIESNLGDHTFSNLGLNVMLYIDSSSRIVFGKGFDLNEGQSIPIPSGLQQYIVPNGPIQSRSTAAHAATGIIVLPEGSMLLAARPILTSEGKGPVRGTLIMGRYFDSAVVQQLAETTHLAITVQQLNGPEVPPDFRAMLTSLSEQESIYVRPLGKEFTAGYALLKDISGKPCLVLKVQVPRSIYTQGRTSVLYFLSSLVMAGLVFGAVVLVFLEKTVLSRLALLSTNVSAIGASGDLSTRVPAAGRDELSDLAGEINRMLEALERYQGELRASEERHRRLSVTDSLTGLHNRTYFEQEMHRLEAEGCTPVGIVLCDIDGLKLVNDTLGHDAGDELLLAAARVLKETSPGTATVARIGGDEFAVLLPGSDETTTERVCSELRDAVDRYNAANPERPLSTSIGFAARSDTSKSMSDLFKEADDNMYREKLHRSRSTRSVIVQTLMKAMEARDFITEGHLDRLESLVARVAAAIGLPERNITDLRLLARFHDIGKVGIPDRILMKPGALTPEEIEEMRLHCEIGLRIAQSVPDLASISDWILKHHEWWNGQGYPLGLKGEEIPLECRILAIVDAYDAMTSDRPYRKALTHEQAVCELKRCAGTQFDPDLVQKVVQILETSGPQAGPDERLAPSTS